CATTGTCTTCTCTTACAATAAAATGACTGTTTGCTACCAGCAGCGAAGCAAATGAAATGTGCAAAGATGTTACATTTTTGTGTACCTTTATACTTGTGTTGCCTCTTCTTGTCTGATaggaaattttgtaaaaataggAAAAGATCTACAATACCGCACAATCTCTTCTAAATATTGTGTTACGATGCTATTAGGTGGACTGTGGATTCACTACAACTTTATTTCTGCTTATTGTTGATGCTGCTCCTTTGAAAGTTCAACTTACATATCTACCAATTCCTCAGGCTGTTGAGAATGGGGGCACTTGAAACTAGTAAAATTACCAAAGACCATGAAGGCTGGCGTCTCATCACATGTATTTGGTTGCATGCTGGTGTTGTCCACATACTTGCTAATATGTTGAGTCTCCTATTGATTGGAATCAGACTTGAGAAGGAATTTGGTTTCAGTAAGTATTCAAATAATTTCACACCGAACTTCTTGAGATCCTTGACAAATACTGTAGGTTTTACTCTCTGGAGTCAGGGTAATCTCTTCAAGAGCTAATTGGCATATAACTAAGACCatggattttaaattttgaatgattGTTCATTGCAGTGAGGATTGGCACACTATATGTGATCTCTGGGGTAGGTGGGAGCTTGCTGTCTGCTCTGTTTATGGTGTCAAATATCTCTGTTGGTGCCTCTGGTGCACTGTTTGGATTACTGGGTTCCATGCTGTCTGAGCTGATAACAAATTGGACAATATATGAGAATAAGGTTTGGACTCAGATCTATGCATTTCTTCACAAAACGTACACCATTATGAGCTGCTAATTTTGATCTTGTTTAACAATCCAGTTTGCAGCATTGTTAACTTTAGTTGTGATCATTCTCATCAACTTGGCCGTTGGGATCCTACCGCATGTTGACAACTTTGCTCATCTTGGAGGATTTACATCCGGGTTCTTTCTTGGTTTTGTTCTTCTAGTTCGCCCACAATTTGGATACATTAACCAAAAGAACTCTCCTCTTGGATTTCCCACGGGTACACCTAAACGCAAGTACAAGACATACCAGATCATACTCTGGGTcattgctacagtaatattGATTTCTGGGTAAATTTCTTCTCTATCAGCAAAAGCGCAATGATAAATGTATTCAGCCATGCATTTCAGCCACATGCTTGCATTTGCTAAACTTCAGTCTTGGCAGGTTCACCATTGGCTTGGTATTGGTATTGAAAGGGTTCAATGCCAGCGAGCACTGTTCTTGGTGCCATTATCTGAGCTGTGTACCTACTTCAAAGTGGAGCTGCAACGCACCAAGCAACTATTGCATGGTAACTTCACCTACAAAATCTGATCTTGCAATCACTAATTGGCATATAGTTCCATTTTGCTATCAGGCATTATAGGTGTGTTGTGTTTAACAGAAAACATAAATGGGTCATACAAAAAGGATACAAGAATGTCAATATTTCATACTTCTCTGAGCACATTTCACTTAATAAGAATCTcttagataaaatttattataaaaggtTTCCTTGGTTTTGAACTATCAACTTGTTAGCGATTTTGCAATTCTACTGTTTAATTTCTACTTAGGGCTATGTCCTGAAGCTATTTGAATGTATAATGGCCTAGTACCTTTTGCTATATTTTGTACATTTTGTGATCTTTCTCTACCTGTAACCATGATCATATAGCTCTCTATGTTCTCACTGTAATTCTACTAATGTGGACCTTCTCCTGCAGTTGTCGCAGCTCGGAAATCAATTAAATCTGACATGCCAAAGCACTGGAAAGACTCAGACGTACACTCTCAACAATCCAAATAACACAGAAGCAATTAAACACCTGTGTGTTGGTTTTTGCAGTTAGCGATAAATGCTTTTAATGACAAGGAGTTCTCAGGTACTGTGCATTTCTGGAAGAGAGAAATAGAAGCTGCTTAGACGAGATTCTCTGGTGATGCATATGTTTGGCTTCTGTGGATTCATTCTGTGGTTTGTATTATGTGATGTAAATGTCAGTGGGCGGTTGTGGAAGATGCTAACTTGCGGCAGTAGTTCTGATTTCAGAAATATCAAGATTGTTCGAGTATAAACTGTTGTATGAGAGAAGGAAGCTTGGTGAATCTCTCCAGTAGATGGTGTTTATATACCATGTATAATTATTATCCAGAATATTACTGATACTGAGTTGTTGGATGGAGGGGAACCACACAAGTTTAGGAAGTAGAACTATATCCTAGCCTTCAAATATAGTTAGATCAATCAAACACACCAAGGTCAAGGATGGCTATGCAGACCCATGTAAATGTCCAACCATGTATGTAATTTAAATCACATAATGTCTCCAATGTATAACTACTACCTAGTTCAGTTCATTTATGCTTTTCTGCTACTGTTAGATATTATGTATCATACAAACATGTAGTGCTATATTCAGTGAGTTAACCCGAGAAGATGAGCAAACATGACAATTGTGAGCTTATGACAGACCAACATTTCTATatcttttttgtgtgtgttgtgTGTGAAGTGTTCATGTCAATTGTCAGGCTGCGAACTGCTTGTCTTCAGTTGCTTCAAGATGTACTTCACCACCTCGCTTGTGGTCGCCTTCCGGCCTTCCCTGAAGTTCCAGAGCTCATTCGTGACGTGGCGTCCACGAGGATTGTACTCGTTGAGCTCAGCCATGGCGGCCTTCACTGCATTGCAAACACTGATGCCGTAATCAATGCATAGCTGCCTCAGTTTTGGATCATCTCCATCTACAACTTCCTGCAATCGTCCAGAAATGCAGCAGATTGGGGGGCTTATGATTCTTGGACTGGAAGTTCACAGAATGCAAGGTCAGAAATGGATGCAGAGAAACTGGTCAGTCACCTTTTCTTCTCCATCAACCTGAATAGTTGTGAATGGATGCCATGATGGTTTCTTTAGTTCTTCCTGCCAGTATGAGATCAGCATTGCAGCTTTGCCCCAAGGATCATCATCCCTGTGCTTCCTCTTGCATGCAAGATGAAAAGGCTTATCATCAAGTTCTCCCATCCTTTTTATCCCGATAATTGTGTTTTTGCTGATCGTCATGTTCTCGAAACCCTGATGATTGTGGCCATTTCATGGATGAAAAATGCATTTAACTACAATTCAACTCCCAAATAGAGCATTGAGAGCTTCTTGTGTTTTGTGAACACATGGATGTTTACCTTAATCAACTCCTGGCGAAGCTCTCGAAGCTCACTGAAGTTCATTTGCACTCTTTTTATGAGGTCAGCACAAGAGTCAACCagcctttctttttcttcatctATAATTGTTCTCAAACATATCATGATGCTGTAAATGTGTTCATAATCATCATGTCTAAGCCTCTCCCCTGCTTGTATTTTCATGTTCAGCTGCCGTACTGTGGATTCCAGTGCTTGCCTCTGCTCGAGCTGCTTCTCAAGTTGCTCTAATTTTGCATAAATGACTTCCATATCTTGCtacaaaaaacatatacaaataAGTTCAGGCAAGAATTATCAATCTTTTTAAGCAATTGGTACAGGTGAACCTTGCTAATTGTTCTGTTGAAGATAAGAGAAGAAACCTTATGAATTTCTTGTAGCATTTGAGCATGGTCACCCACGCTGCACTGTCCACTTGGCAACATCATTGAGCTGATCTCTAGAGCACCCTGAGCAAGTTATTTGTGTTAGAAGAAATCATGTTTGTTCACCTCATTGCCTCATTTAACAGAGTTTTGGCTTTTAAGCacaagcaaaagccaaaatatAGGGGTGACGAGTAAGGGCTAGTTTAGTTTGAGACCAAAAATCGACTTTACCAATTTGGCCAATACTAGATTTTAGCGAGTTGTGTTTGGATTAAATCAAAATAGCCTAATTTAACTAATGAAGTagcctatttttttttgagagagagagttgccaaaatttggattcAATCTAAATAGAGACTAAACACTATTAAAATTACCAAATATTACTAAGACCAATTTAGACATCAAATCAAACCGACCCTAAACAGTGGCAGAATcgcaaaagtttaaaaaaaaaaaagtacaggCAATCTACCTTAAGCTCCTCGATTCTCTGCGATTTTGTGTCAATCTCTTTTCCCGTTTCATCCAACTCTGATGCAACCCTCCCATTCTCATCGTGGACATCATGATTCATCTCCAACATTATGCATTCAGTAATTTTTCTAAGCTCTGCTTATCATCAACATCAAACAGCCTCTGAATAGATCAATTTCTGACCAAGACATCCATAAATTTGACATGAAATTCGCACATACTATTCACAAGTTTAGACAGAGGTATCAAAGATTTCGCCATGAAATTCTGACAAACCTTCGAGCTCGTGGTGGAGCCAGCGGCGGtatgccgccgcctccgccgccgcctcggccatcTCCTCGCACTTGGCCTCCAAGAACCTGGCCCGCCCGTCGTGGTGttcggcgacgccggcgaggttcGCGGCCACCCTACCGTCCTccgcgctcctcgccgcgcaGCTGGCCTCCGGCAGGAACCTcccggccgcgccgtcgccgggcagGCCCTCCTCCCCGGCGCCAGCGGTGGCGCCCTCGTCACGCCGGCGCAGCTGCCGACACTCCCTCCTccgggcgccggcgaggtggtgaCGGTGACCGTGACCGTCGTGGGCCGCCGCTTCTTGGAGCGCGGTGGTTGGGACGCCGGCGAAGTGCTGCTGAGAGTGGACGGTGAGCGTGGTCGCTGCggaggcgtcgtcgtcgccggtggccgTGGCGGGAACGCCGGTCCACGGCCAGACGatgagctcgccgccggcattGTCCGTGTCAGCGTCGGCCATTGCGATGTCGCTCGACATGGGAGTCGTCTTCTTGATCGTTCAGTATGTTGAGTAGCTTCGCTGTGTCTTTTTTGTATGCAGTAATAACAGTAATATGATCATCGGTTTGTTTGTTGGTTTATACTgcctccgatttttttatttgatattttacttttagatttatatgttaaaattatataactattacttattttgttctaatttgttttataattatatgtacTTTAGGTATAATTTACTCCCTCTGCATTTTAATATATGTCGCCATATCTTTTGTTACACGTTTGACAtatcgtcttatttaaaaaaattatgtaaatacGCAAAAGTGtaagttatgcttaaaatatatttaagttataaaaccaatcacaacaataaatcataattatataatttttttaataagacgaacggcATATGTGTAATAAAAGTAAACGGCagtatctattaaaatatggatgaagtaccattttacatgtttatacaaaatatttaaataataagaaTGATAGTAGAAAAGTTAATAATATGTCAAGCCCTATTTTGAAATCTTATCTGTGTATCTTTGTTCTAACTCTGAAAACATgtgatctttttcttctctaaaTTATTGACTATGTAATACACTCcttgtgtatttttatagataacgAAGCTAACTTTTTAGCACATATTCGGCtgtttatctaataaaaaaacttatgtcattattatttattttgctatgataaaatttgttactaaatatatttcaatcaTTAGCTTATATTTTCGTatatttgcaagaaaaaaattgaataagtcaaatagtcaaacgtgtgaaaaaaaatcaacgaaatcatttaataaaaataaaaatcataactgTTTCATCTTAAGTCTAATCTGGGTGAACCAAATTTTGTTGGCAGCATTAAATTAtgatatttcatttatttcatCACAAGATACTACATATACGCCTCGTTGATTATTCGTAAGGATGGTTTTTCCCTTTGGAGCACCTGGTTTTGGCAAGTGTACCACCGGTGATACTACATGACTAAAGTCTAGACgagacaaaaaagaaaagatgatgaTACACttaataacaaattaacaacAACCATTTACTTACCTATATCCCTAAAATATGCTACACGTTGGTATAGACAGCAAAACACTCGAAAAATATCTGACAAAATGTACCATGCACATTCCTTCCTATAGCTTGGATGGAAGGATGAAACTAACATCCATGAGGTTTTCATCGGATCAGAGAGGCAGCAGGTAGTGGAATTCAGCGCTGTAGggctccacctccaccgccttggccgccgccgccttgccgccggcggcgagcagctccCTGATGGTGCACTTGAGCTGCCCCGACGGCCGCCCGGGCAGCTGGCTGTACACCCACTCCAGCAGCGacgccgcgtcgtcggcgaAGTCCCGCATGTGCCAGTGCAGCAGCCTGGGGACCACCACCTTCTTCTTGCTCGCCGCGCGCACCGACGACTCCAGGTACTCCACCTTGGCGCGCTCCAGCTCGTTCGACACGTCCTCTGCTGTGTACACTCTCAGCTGCACGAGATGTGTGTGTCAGGTTAACGAATCTGAATTCTGCACAAGAAACTGCAATCCTGAAATTTGATCAAGAAAGACTTGTTTTTTATGTGAACGATTCTGAACGTACTGCTGGTGAGGAGCGGCTGCCTCTGCATAGCGCGAACACGACGTTGGGTTCAGGGTATCCAAGTCCGTAGGAGAGCTGcagatctctctctctttcgtCCATGATTCCCTTTCGTAATCAAGTTGT
This is a stretch of genomic DNA from Oryza brachyantha chromosome 1, ObraRS2, whole genome shotgun sequence. It encodes these proteins:
- the LOC102715808 gene encoding factor of DNA methylation 2-like; amino-acid sequence: MADADTDNAGGELIVWPWTGVPATATGDDDASAATTLTVHSQQHFAGVPTTALQEAAAHDGHGHRHHLAGARRRECRQLRRRDEGATAGAGEEGLPGDGAAGRFLPEASCAARSAEDGRVAANLAGVAEHHDGRARFLEAKCEEMAEAAAEAAAYRRWLHHELEELRKITECIMLEMNHDVHDENGRVASELDETGKEIDTKSQRIEELKGALEISSMMLPSGQCSVGDHAQMLQEIHKQDMEVIYAKLEQLEKQLEQRQALESTVRQLNMKIQAGERLRHDDYEHIYSIMICLRTIIDEEKERLVDSCADLIKRVQMNFSELRELRQELIKGFENMTISKNTIIGIKRMGELDDKPFHLACKRKHRDDDPWGKAAMLISYWQEELKKPSWHPFTTIQVDGEEKEVVDGDDPKLRQLCIDYGISVCNAVKAAMAELNEYNPRGRHVTNELWNFREGRKATTSEVVKYILKQLKTSSSQPDN
- the LOC102715530 gene encoding RHOMBOID-like protein 1 codes for the protein MPRRGETAVVPIETGGGGGGGQDRPKSPRRRSHGPGHYGHGQGPNRHHHRSRPPPPPPPEFRPFRRWFPFLVPLFVVVNVALFVLSMYINDCPAHAQAAGAAIGGSVGEGAAAEGCWLEPELGRFAFQSYKENPLIGPSSATLLRMGALETSKITKDHEGWRLITCIWLHAGVVHILANMLSLLLIGIRLEKEFGFMRIGTLYVISGVGGSLLSALFMVSNISVGASGALFGLLGSMLSELITNWTIYENKFAALLTLVVIILINLAVGILPHVDNFAHLGGFTSGFFLGFVLLVRPQFGYINQKNSPLGFPTGTPKRKYKTYQIILWVIATVILISGFTIGLVLVLKGFNASEHCSWCHYLSCVPTSKWSCNAPSNYCMLSQLGNQLNLTCQSTGKTQTYTLNNPNNTEAIKHLCVGFCS